One genomic region from Leishmania panamensis strain MHOM/PA/94/PSC-1 chromosome 10 sequence encodes:
- a CDS encoding hypothetical protein (TriTrypDB/GeneDB-style sysID: LpmP.10.0940) — MTHASSSEAGSAAARRSSTMGKESASVASSLAAAAPPFSLRTGAVLPRAILAWLQSLQLGSFVKYPKRDLANGYVFAHICAHYWPHVPLHSFENKAGAASKQSNWFVLRKVLHQQGVEVSAAMVDGMMNGADGCAGAFLQQLYTVLTGKHVDIEVVPLEDALPDVPANKVPVYMPASTGGAAARRRYGGGANDPHPSTHVDSRGGFAGRCDKPASLFGAAVAAGSILSDVGGKDVRSAAPVLLSPLPPSLPMLKHTKPITSQAPALTAEAATADKPLLHVAVRAAGHVSTVLPLQRPAESAAADAAGGPIPSHGSSMAGAWFCMKVRESVPADALEVLMRGNEATATPMSSLPVTLRWLSAYPSGEWDLEGERNVTLGSTGRDGYDAQQAVLRTGVWEAILSAVPELAQILMHHGGHGLDVLVDCLFASVANAQSRLRGGSESDAGGGVPFAFVRNALHFSAVLLATLSDFNVHHAVACFKTYLAASPTFAQAVRGLHWPLAANYAELITAVLPANRRLAAPLLNSLWVTIECVVRDSAAEEATLDADATAGDGESSAAGAENAAQLCLLVLLRALLTSLPPISAGAAACMPLETPMGSHPQASAGGRTATSPARRSASRSGRSTAIAVLTSQDAITNTLVQLAQQRSAAALQHAAMSRTNASSVSVDEAAAAVALAVQVLRMELRPSLMAACVVGRPFFDVYNTLFPLPDNTATPTSTNASSPTLSVLRAQWLRWCLQRWFELGLPSHSPVASADADMSSPSSSHPHQQHQRVSHASLSFGVRDGGDHHTIATTLATAHDVSVDSHEMRALWAGVQTLCRELSSAVESSDPAEKESRLLAASALAELLPFLPAKYKAEGTDATRTLITVAAKKPGGVVSAAAVASDAADGDGQLSDVAVTSPHADDGGSIFAEDAAEAALRVFVHEATPAQMRSILACTSKSRACAAAQEAEALVDEAPWVVHRYVGPLKPSGFPVENCTLLLVKAALSVLNGGGGRTGNLSSGTGSPSRSVAVEEKDVSFTGNAGGARRLAARAAVVAREGQVEEKIAERVRWLASLLVEGRAGVGGGAPLLFLGRRNGDSGTGRRSTSSVRQDPTVVTSAASKAEVRQWQAVLARCYEDVVLVIQAASLRLRQRGGTGAGGGPAAASVRQGTGNATETAAAAAVAHVSEAVGKELLMLAQKAEGVVCTLWRELAPALASPTASGSKGEAERYFLSGAASPAAPNPTFMGVPLVSFLEGVSQEEVVTAVSWIFSVAGAS; from the coding sequence ATGACGCACGCGTCGTCCTCAGAGGCGggatctgccgctgcccgGCGAAGCTCCACGATGGGGAAGGAGTCGGCTAGCGTTGCCTCCTCGctggctgcagctgcgccgcccttTTCGCTTCGCACCGGTGCCGTGCTCCCTCGCGCGATCTTGGCATGGCTGCAGTCCCTGCAACTCGGCAGCTTCGTCAAGTACCCGAAGCGTGACTTGGCAAACGGGTATGTGTTTGCACACATCTGTGCTCACTACTGGCCACATGTGCCTCTGCACAGCTTCGAGAACAAGGCCGGCGCCGCGAGCAAGCAGAGCAACTGGTTTGTGCTGCGTAaggtgctgcaccagcaaGGGGTGGAAGTGAGCGCAGCTATGGTAGATGGCATGATGAACGGCGCAGACGGCTGTGCCGGTGCCTTTCTGCAGCAGCTATACACAGTGCTGACTGGCAAACATGTGGACATcgaggtggtgccgctggaggATGCGCTACCTGACGTGCCAGCCAACAAGGTGCCGGTGTACATGCCAGCCAGCactggtggcgccgctgcacgtaGGCGgtacggcggtggcgcaaaCGATCCtcacccctccacacacgtGGACTCTCGCGGCGGCTTCGCGGGCAGATGCGACAAGCCTGCATCGTTGTTTggagctgctgtggctgccggCAGCATCCTGAGCGATGTCGGCGGCAAGGATGTACGTAGCGCTgccccggtgctgctgtcgccctTGCCGCCATCACTCCCGATGCTGAAGCATACGAAGCCCATTACATCGCAGGCACCCGCATTGACAGCCGAGGCAGCAACTGCAGATAAGCCGCTCCTCCACGTAGCTGTGCGAGCTGCAGGTCATGTGTCCACAGTACttccgctgcagcgaccaGCTGAGTCGGCCGCTGCAGATGCCGCCGGTGGACCTATCCCGTCCCACGGCTCCTCGATGGCTGGCGCGTGGTTCTGTATGAAGGTGCGCGAGTCGGTGCCGGCAGACGCCCTCGAGGTGCTGATGAGGGGCAACGAAGCGACTGCAACGCCGATGTCGTCGCTACCTGTCACCCTTCGCTGGCTCTCTGCTTACCCATCTGGTGAGTGGGACTTGGAGGGTGAGAGGAACGTAACGCTCGGAAGCACAGGCAGAGACGGCTACGACGCTCAGCAGGCAGTGCTTCGCACGGGCGTCTGGGAAGCAATCCTCAGCGCTGTTCCGGAGCTAGCTCAGATCCTAATGCACCACGGTGGCCACGGCCTCGATGTCCTTGTCGACTGCCTGTTCGCCTCCGTCGCGAATGCGCAGTCGCGACTCCGTGGCGGTAGTGAGagcgacgctggcggcggcgtgcctTTCGCCTTCGTGCGCAACGCTCTTCACTTCAGCGCCGTTCTGCTGGCAACACTCAGCGACTTCAACGTCCACCATGCCGTCGCCTGCTTTAAGACATACTTGGCGGCCTCTCCAACCTTTGCACAGGCGGTGCGTGGGCTGCACTGGCCGTTGGCAGCCAACTATGCTGAGCTCATCACGGCCGTCTTGCCAGCAAACCGCCGACTCGCCGCCCCGCTGCTGAATTCGCTGTGGGTCACCATTGAGTGTGTCGTGCGTGACTcggctgctgaggaggcgacTCTCGACGCtgacgccaccgctggcgatggagagagtagcgctgctggcgcagaaAACGCGGCTCAGCTGtgcctgctggtgcttcTCCGTGCCCTTTTAACCTCCCTGCCGCCCATCAgtgctggtgccgctgcctgcaTGCCGCTGGAAACGCCAATGGGCAGTCACCCTCAGGCCAGCGCAGGTGGACGCACAGCAACCAGCCCCGCCCGCCGTTCAGCCTCACGCTCTGGCAGGAGCACAGCCATCGCGGTGCTGACTTCGCAGGACGCCATCACCAACACTCTCGTGCAgctcgcacagcagcgcagtgctgcggcgctgcagcacgccgccATGAGCCGCACGAACGCGAGCAGCGTAAGTGtcgacgaggcggcggcagcggtggctcttgccgtgcaggtgctgcgtaTGGAGCTACGTCCTTCTCTGATGGCCGCATGTGTAGTGGGCAGGCCATTCTTTGACGTCTACAacactctcttccctttgCCGGACAACACCGCGACGCCAACATCAACGAACGCGTCGTCACCTACGCTCTCTGTGCTTCGGGCGCAATGGCTACGCTGgtgcctgcagcggtggttCGAGCTCGGTTTGCCATCCCACTCACccgtcgcctccgccgacGCGGATATgtcctcgccgtcctcgtcgcacccacaccagcagcaccaacgtgTCTCccatgcctctctctcgttcggTGTCCGCGACGGAGGTGACCATCACACCATCGCGACTACGCTCGCCACGGCGCACGATGTGTCGGTGGACAGCCACGAGATGCGCGCTCTGTGGGCTGGTGTGCAGACGCTCTGTCGTGAGCTGTCCTCCGCTGTTGAGTCATCGGACCCGGCGGAAAAGGAGTCGCGCCTGCTGGCGGCAAGCGCGCTGGCAGAGTTGCTCCCGTTCCTGCCAGCGAAGTACAAAGCCGAGGGCACCGACGCAACACGCACATTGATCACCGTTGCTGCGAAGAAGCCCGGCGGCGTGGTCTCGGCGGCCGCCGTAGCCAGCGACGCAGCCGACGGTGATGGGCAGCTAAGCGATGTGGCAGTCACGTCGCCTCATGCTGACGATGGGGGCAGCATCTTTGCCGAGGACGCGGCAGAGGCTGCGTTGAGGGTCTTTGTGCACGAGGCGACGCCAGCGCAGATGCGTTCCATCCTCGCCTGCACATCGAAGTCGCGagcatgcgcagcggcgcaggaagCTGAGGCATTGGTGGACGAGGCGCCGTGGGTGGTGCACCGTTACGTGGGCCCTCTCAAACCGTCGGGCTTTCCTGTGGAGAATTGCACTCTGCTGCTGGTCAAGGCGGCTCTCAGCGTGCTAAACGGTGGGGGTGGCCGCACAGGCAACCTCAGTAGCGGCACTGGCTCACCCTCACGGTCGGTGGCAGTCGAGGAGAAGGACGTGAGCTTCACTGGAAACGCCGGTGGCGCGCGTCGGCTCGCTGCCcgggctgcggtggtggccagAGAAGGtcaggtggaggagaagattGCTGAGCGGGTGCGATGGCTCGCCAGTCTGCTGGTGGAGGGCCGCGCTGGTgttggtggcggcgcgccgctcctATTCCTCGGCCGACGCAACGGTGATAGTGGCACAGGCCGTCGCTCTACCTCGTCTGTTCGCCAGGACCCAACCGTCGTGACCTCAGCAGCGTCAAAGGCAgaggtgcggcagtggcaagCGGTGCTGGCACGCTGTTACGAGGACGTTGTTCTGGTGATTCAAGCAGCGAGCTTGCGACTGCGCCAGCGCGGAGGAACTGGTGCCGGTGGAGGCCCTGCGGCGGCCTCAGTACGCCAGGGCACCGGCAACGCTACGGagactgccgctgctgccgctgtggcgcacGTCTCCGAGGCAGTTGGTAAggagctgctgatgctggcgcAGAAAGCGGAGGGGGTAGTGTGCACTCTGTGGCGCGAGCTGGCACCGGCCTTGGCGTCACCGACAGCGTCAGGATCAAAgggcgaggcggagcggtACTTCCTCAGCGGCGCAGCCTCCCCAGCGGCCCCAAACCCGACCTTCATGGGCGTCCCGCTCGTCTCTTTCCTCGAGGGCGTGTCacaagaggaggtggtgacggcggtcAGCTGGATCTTTTCCGTTGCTGGTGCGTCGTGA
- a CDS encoding RNA-binding protein-like protein (TriTrypDB/GeneDB-style sysID: LpmP.10.0930), whose protein sequence is MPPKSSLKKANRAAATGKRKKLSFAKSTVKAAAEAIQTTHINAPVGTAARHAPPAAVLRKKGRQVKAATKTVSSATKKRSGIVKAKRAKKDEAARPAPSDEENSSDDEDDMLNGGTAVDYDADNLSEIVDSSALDDEDDEMGAGKQASSPAPRQRDSNGAVEPYRAVRLSFLPSEFQEPQLCKFLSQFGATVLSCFCVRSKRSHRSRGIAYVKFDRESVIPLVVEECNGMALGGMAVRARAVTMRRPMPSRQMVSRRRALAYAYKTKGTPLKKHDVRRKNPVGLLIKAVRTERENNNYLKSLGIDFETDLFKSQLATLPPGLLKKKRPMSGKPKDGAVAAAGVGKAVVTTTDVTAAVPMPSLNQATSKASSPKAPVNKPEAKRSVRAKTT, encoded by the coding sequence ATGCCACCGAAGAGCTCCCTGAAGAAGGCCAACAGAGCCGCCGCGACGGGCAAGCGCAAGAAGCTGTCCTTTGCCAAGTCGACGGTAAAGGCGGCCGCGGAGGCCATCCAGACCACGCACATCAACGCGCCGGTGGGGACGGCAGCGAGGCATGCCCCTCCGGCTGCTGTTCTTCGAAAGAAGGGACGGCAAGTCAAGGCGGCCACGAAAACCGTCAGCAGTGCCACGAAGAAACGCAGCGGCATTGTGAAGGCCAAGCGGGCTAAGAAAGACGAGGCTGCACGACCGGCACCGAGCGACGAGGAAAACTCCAGTGATGATGAAGATGACATGCTGAACGGCGGCACGGCTGTCGACTACGATGCGGATAACCTTAGCGAAATAGTGGACAGCTCCGCCctggacgacgaggacgatgagATGGGGGCCGGCAAGCAGGCATCCTCCCCTGCGCCCCGGCAGCgcgacagcaacggcgccgtCGAACCATACCGCGCCGTGCGCCTGAGCTTTCTGCCGTCTGAGTTCCAAGAGCCGCAGCTCTGCAAGTTTCTGAGCCAGTTTGGGGCAACGGTGCTGAGCTGCTTCTGCGTTCGTAGTAAGCGCTCCCACCGATCCCGCGGCATCGCATACGTTAAGTTCGACAGGGAATCCGTCATACCGCTTGTGGTGGAGGAGTGCAACGGCATGGCGCTGGGCGGCATGGCCgtacgcgcgcgcgccgtcACGATGCGGCGGCCCATGCCGTCGCGCCAGATGGtcagccgccgtcgcgcgCTCGCCTACGCGTACAAAACAAAGGGGACGCCGCTGAAGAAGCACGACGTGCGCCGTAAGAACCCTGTAGGCCTCCTCATCAAAGCGGTGCggaccgagagagagaataacAACTACCTCAAGAGCCTCGGCATCGACTTCGAGACGGACCTCTTCAAGTCTCAGCTAGCCACACTGCCGCCTGGTCTCCTTAAGAAGAAGCGACCTATGTCGGGGAAGCCGAAGGATggcgctgtggcggcggctggtgtggggaaggCAGTCGTAACGACAACCGACgtcacggcagcggtgccaaTGCCCAGTCTGAACCAAGCGACTAGCAAAGCGTCGTCCCCAAAGGCGCCAGTGAACAAGCCGGAGGCCAAGCGAAGCGTAAGGGCAAAGACTACGTAA
- a CDS encoding hypothetical protein (TriTrypDB/GeneDB-style sysID: LpmP.10.0950), with protein MFRLSLLHRCLPIGVACRTLGFQAPPTNKHDLKKKFVQLTKENHPDLHADDEKAATARMVQLTEAYTSLKKLLEHRVQYRQGANLGQHRQGPSSAVANSESGTAARPHEDEWAEVATSFHTPGSSISLRGVTLPWQRAASNTVISSMESKLREPSVSFHEFVRYARHLEKHRQKREERIREDAATADGTHGFTAEYFESVQKNRAARRGTVRRGLPSTRLMALGAFYYGCRLRNAVAQAPRTAWRTLRYVFLGH; from the coding sequence ATGTTTCGCCTTTCCCTATTGCACCGTTGCCTGCCCATCGGCGTTGCCTGCCGCACCCTCGGCTTTCAGGCGCCACCCACAAACAAGCACGACCTCAAGAAGAAGTTCGTGCAGCTCACAAAGGAGAATCACCCAGACCTGCACGCCGATGATGAGAAGGCTGCGACGGCACGAATGGTTCAACTGACGGAAGCCTACACCTCCCTGAAAAAGCTGCTCGAGCACCGAGTGCAGTATCGGCAAGGCGCTAACCTCGGCCAGCACCGCCAGGGTCCCTCCAGCGCAGTTGCGAACAGTGAgagcggcacggcagcgcgtCCGCACGAAGATGAGtgggcagaggtggcgacTAGCTTCCACACACCGGGCTCATCGATAAGCCTGCGTGGCGTTACGCTGCCGTGGCAACGCGCCGCCAGCAACACGGTGATATCCTCAATGGAGTCGAAGTTGCGGGAGCCAAGCGTGTCCTTCCATGAATTCGTGCGCTATGCGCGGCACCTCGAAAAGCACCGGCAGAAGCGGGAGGAACGCATCCGAGAAGATGCGGCCACAGCAGACGGCACGCACGGCTTCACGGCGGAGTATTTCGAGAGCGTGCAGAAGAACAGAGCTGCCCGGCGTGGGACGGTGCGTCGTGGCCTGCCCTCGACACGCCTCATGGCCCTAGGCGCCTTCTACTATGGCTGTCGACTACGCAACGCCGTCGCACAGGCACCACGGACTGCATGGCGCACGCTTCGCTATGTCTTTCTCGGCCACTGA
- a CDS encoding carrier protein, putative (TriTrypDB/GeneDB-style sysID: LpmP.10.0920) gives MLTKSSSIESGSVSYEPPAAHSSTSVDASQNHHHRHHTHQQHSSASHVHSSPFGFLTHDVEEEPPLHEHTTSVNRSYSDLHQGAFLFYAFALCALRTALQQPINLALTRKQTSAAANKMTTWGILSNIFTQEGRWRGLLQGIGSLSIGCALSEVIYLCIFEWGREQVPITGTAMRDAVSGYAADVVCRAVHIPLSIIAFRQMTASPSRRMNSWRTLQGMYAERGLRTVFAGFGTTLVVGCQWTAMWWAMYGQLKSFLYGAFGPHLERLSEKYEGPQQRGGAASGGWRLPNWCTSTEDNILINGVASVTTSAATAVLFNPYLVVRTNLQVTPGATLWSVTRQLHRKWGVRGFYSGLLLSINACVVDGLLASTSYEYAKLWADRTRDVQSRQVGAAACLPGSAN, from the coding sequence ATGCTTACCAAGTCCTCCTCGATCGAATCAGGCAGCGTCAGCTACGAGCCCCCCGCtgcccacagcagcaccagtgtgGACGCATCTCAAAatcaccaccatcgccatcacacacatcagcagcacagcTCTGCCTCGCACGTGCACTCATCCCCGTTTGGATTTCTCACGCATGACGTGGAAGaggagccgccgctgcacgagCACACAACCAGCGTCAATCGCAGCTACTCAGACCTCCATCAAggtgcctttctcttttacGCGTTCGCCCTGTGCGCGCTCCGCACAGCTCTTCAGCAACCGATAAACTTAGCTCTGACCCGGAAGCAGacgagcgctgcagcgaacAAGATGACCACATGGGGCATCCTCTCCAACATCTTCACGCAGGAAGGGCGGTGGCGTGGCCTTCTGCAGGGCATCGGCTCCCTCTCCATTGGATGCGCCCTGAGCGAGGTGATCTACCTGTGCATTTTCGAGTGGGGCCGCGAGCAGGTGCCCATCACCGGTACCGCAATGCGTGACGCCGTCTCCGGATACGCTGCCGACGTTGTGTGCCGCGCCGTGCACATCCCGCTCAGCATTATCGCGTTCCGCCAGATGACGGCGTCCCCGTCGCGCCGCATGAACTCGTGGCGAACGCTGCAGGGCATGTACGCGGAGCGCGGCTTGCGCACGGTCTTCGCCGGCTTCGGCACCACCCTGGTCGTCGGGTGCCAGTGGACAGCTATGTGGTGGGCGATGTATGGTCAGCTGAAAAGCTTCCTCTACGGCGCCTTCGGGCCGCATCTGGAGCGGCTCTCTGAGAAATACGAGGGGCCCCAGCAAAGAGGTGGCGCGGCAAGTGGTGGATGGCGCCTGCCGAACTGGTGCACGTCCACCGAAGACAACATCCTCATCAACGGCGTTGCCTCTGTCACGACGAGTGCGGCTACCGCGGTGCTCTTCAATCCGTACCTGGTGGTGCGGACAAATCTTCAGGTGACCCCCGGAGCTACATTGTGGTCCGTGActcggcagctgcaccgcaagTGGGGTGTCCGTGGCTTCTACagcgggctgctgctgagcattAACGCATGTGTTGTGGACGGTCTCTTGGCGTCTACCAGCTACGAGTATGCGAAGCTGTGGGCCGACCGCACTCGGGATGTCCAGTCCAGGCAAGTAGGTGCAGCCGCATGCCTACCGGGGAGTGCGAACTGA
- a CDS encoding ARP2/3 complex subunit, putative (TriTrypDB/GeneDB-style sysID: LpmP.10.0900~partially sequenced multicopy gene): MKDATRLPNTSPYPALMAALKLFEGEHNTMGKSCPALSHRLHTFGDCVYELASLPEGKTNESPDEAPSKPPLSHTTAVPLTEAEALRNNSGNEVKSAGTCVPSGEADIVSSAAKNARHIPASTSYPPISIRFVHPIPYAQLDQYHNLVHALSTALHQVAPHCTYGLPSPGHTEATPAAVASLSSVGLCIPTDVTPQERCAAAVFASELSLRALQPVVEGLLQRSCATTQQETLLLLPRTAKTMKAAAPQSVIDSDLMFSSAALFITATPTPVQPASPDTNLSVQTA; encoded by the coding sequence ATGAAAGATGCGACTCGGCTACCGAACACATCACCATACCCCGCCCtcatggcggcgctgaagcTGTTCGAAGGCGAGCACAATACAATGGGAAAATCCTGTCCCGCGCTGTCACACCGTCTCCATACCTTCGGTGACTGCGTCTATGAACTTGCCAGCCTGCCGGAGGGCAAAACAAATGAGAGCCCAGATGAGGCGCCGTCGAAGCCGCCTCTCAGTCACACTACTGCGGTACCGTTGACTGAAGCGGAGGCGCTCAGGAACAATAGTGGCAACGAGGTGAAGAGCGCCGGTACGTGTGTACCAAGTGGGGAAGCCGACATCGTTTCATCTGCTGCCAAAAATGCCAGGCATATACCCGCAAGCACTTCCTACCCACCTATCAGCATTCGTTTTGTGCACCCGATCCCGTATGCTCAGCTGGACCAGTACCACAACCTTGTCCATGCACTGAGCACTGCGCTGCATCAGGTGGCACCACACTGCACCTACGGCCTGCCTTCTCCCGGCCATACAGAGGCGACACCCGCAGCAGTAGCGTCACTCTCTTCGGTTGGTCTGTGCATTCCAACCGACGTGACGCCCCAAGAGagatgtgctgcagcggtgttCGCTTCCGAGCTGAGCCTTCGCGCTCTTCAACCAGTTGTCGAGGGacttctccagcgcagctgcgcgacgacgCAGCAGGAGactttgctgttgctgcctcgCACCGCGAAAACGAtgaaggcagcagcgccgcagtcgGTGATCGACTCAGATTTGATGTTTTCTTCAGCAGCCCTCTTCATTACTGCAACGCCAACGCCAGTGCAGCCGGCCTCACCCGACACAAACTTGTCGGTTCAGACGGC
- a CDS encoding nucleoside phosphorylase-like protein (TriTrypDB/GeneDB-style sysID: LpmP.10.0910) yields MSHSGAGFSGDVDPDLPLSPEGITFHVACTSKHLADRIIFVGDPGRVKTVGAYLDTGSITYEASHREINIITGSYHGVPVTVLSTGMGTDNIEIMMNEVHILKEYDPKKRRWRARAGDALADPLETSFDPSKVKLIRVGTCGTPNEEVQVGCLAITQYAIGMDNTCQYYDAPAVNSTADVQEVLAKVQTTSLGKVQVYATKAAPAITQGLVDACTALNSKANASEQQRYYVGATCSASGFYGCQGRSVGRFRGHLTAPNLTEELGDLCFNVSEGEQRVVNIEMESSALCYLSNLLGYQAGAVCVVVAQRSRSGRAFTTPEQLAKALSNAITVALETLTKD; encoded by the coding sequence atgtcccacagcggcgctggcttTTCAGGCGACGTTGACCCGGACCTTCCCCTCAGTCCGGAGGGTATCACCTTCCACGTTGCCTGCACCAGCAAGCACCTGGCAGACCGCATCATCTTTGTCGGTGACCCAGGCCGCGTGAAGACGGTGGGCGCCTATCTGGACACTGGCAGCATAACCTACGAGGCCTCGCACCGTGAAATCAACATCATCACCGGCAGCTACCACGGAGTTCCAGTGACGGTGCTGAGCACGGGCATGGGCACAGACAACATCGAGATTATGATGAACGAGGTGCACATCTTGAAGGAGTACGACCCAAagaagcggcggtggcgcgctcGCGCTGGGGATGCGCTGGCAGACCCGCTTGAGACGTCGTTTGATCCGTCGAAGGTGAAGCTGATCCGTGTGGGCACCTGCGGCACACCTAATgaagaggtgcaggtggGCTGCCTTGCCATTACGCAGTATGCTATCGGCATGGACAACACCTGCCAGTACTACGACGCCCCTGCGGTGAACAGCACGGCGGATGTGCAGGAGGTACTGGCGAAGGTGCAGACAACCTCCCTCGGAAAGGTGCAGGTGTACGCGACCAAGGCTGCACCAGCCATCACGCAGGGCCTTGTGGACGCCTGCACTGCGCTCAACAGCAAGGCGAATGCgtcggagcagcagcgctactaTGTAGGCGCCACGTGCAGCGCCAGTGGCTTCTACGGGTGCCAAGGCCGCAGTGTCGGCCGCTTTCGCGGTCACCTCACTGCCCCAAACCTCACCGAGGAACTCGGTGACCTGTGCTTCAACGTCAGCGAAGGCGAGCAACGTGTCGTGAACATTGagatggagagcagcgctCTCTGCTACCTCAGCAATTTACTCGGCTACCAGGCAGGCGCGGTGTGCgtcgtggtggcgcagcgctctcgcagcggccgcgccTTTACCACGCCAGAGCAACTCGCCAAGGCGCTCTCAAACGCCATCACAGTCGCTCTGGAGACTCTTACCAAGGATTAA
- a CDS encoding hypothetical protein (TriTrypDB/GeneDB-style sysID: LpmP.10.0960) has product MKFHLHVVDGNALASSGAAPNSSLPTATQATAVMLFAHMTLRCGHLSDVLVVSASTTPALARAAELQPQQNELRSGAAQLSNADASVSEDTHVLQMAGKVLSGALDRGAAVDLPYMDNDGGDARIAPYAYFNSSFSEAELSLRRAVCVLAESGTAALPPYFDLIATTDLVTFDYIVEYYQQQRVRHGGAVTKGRGTKPVGVVHIVADDPSRAALVLQRVVELMLKRSGWTFSVDAHTAEEEEKALAAQTDEDEDEDGDDENGGSGGGSTAGGRGGVVSAGTGGGSVQPGARSGSADSWVNHIDEAVHLFAQLFGVDVLVTLV; this is encoded by the coding sequence ATGAAGTTTCATCTCCACGTGGTGGACGGCAACGCCCTCGCCAGtagcggcgcggcgccgaACTCGTCTCTACCAACCGCGACGCAGGCGACAGCGGTGATGCTCTTTGCTCACATGACGTTGCGGTGCGGTCACCTGAGTGATGTGTTGGTCGTGAGCGCCAGCACAACACCCGCTCTCGCCCGGGCAGCGGAGCTTCAGCCGCAGCAAAACGAGCTCCGCTCTGGCGCCGCACAGCTGAGTAACGCCGATGCCTCGGTGAGTGAGGACACGCATGTGCTGCAGATGGCTGGCAAGGTGCTGAGCGGGGCCCTCGATagaggcgctgccgtcgaccTTCCTTATATGgacaacgacggcggcgatgctcGCATCGCCCCTTACGCGTACTTCaactcctccttctccgagGCAGAGCTGTCTCTGCGCCGCGCCGTGTGCGTCTTGGCGGAAAGCGGtaccgcggcgctgccgccataCTTCGACCTCATTGCCACAACGGACTTAGTCACGTTTGACTACATTGTCGAGTActatcagcagcagcgcgtgcgccaCGGCGGTGCGGTAACGAAGGGCCGAGGCACAAAGCCGGTCGGTGTGGTGCACATTGTCGCCGACGATCCGTCGcgagcagcgctggtgctgcagcgggtgGTGGAGCTGATGCTAAAGCGCAGTGGCTGGACCTTTTCCGTGGATGCGCacacagcggaggaggaggagaaagcgcTTGCTGCTCAGAcagacgaggacgaggatgaagatggcgatgacgagaatggcggcagcggcggtggcagtacGGCCGGCggtcgcggcggtgtcgtTAGTGCTGgcactggcggtggcagtgtgCAACCCGGAGCCCGTAGTGGCAGTGCTGACAGCTGGGTGAATCACATTGATGAGGCAGTGCACCTCTTTGCGCAGTTGTTCGGCGTGGATGTTTTGGTGACTCTTGTGTAG